The following DNA comes from Thermodesulfobacteriota bacterium.
GACAAGATCCTGACCCGGATCACCCTCGGAGGGGCGCTCTACGTCTCCGTGATCTGCGTTTTGCCCAGCATCCTCATCTCGCGGTTCAACGTCCCCTTCTATTTCGGCGGAACGGGGCTCCTGATCGTC
Coding sequences within:
- a CDS encoding preprotein translocase subunit SecY; this translates as DKILTRITLGGALYVSVICVLPSILISRFNVPFYFGGTGLLIVVGVAMDTIQQIESHLITRHYEGFLKKGKIKGRRG